A section of the Bifidobacterium sp. ESL0728 genome encodes:
- a CDS encoding DUF721 domain-containing protein, whose protein sequence is MTPPIAEQLHLDQRKLPAEVFNRLSSRAGARKEWKAREENAWNNFGKPGRDPGKLGGVMSVIAADGDWTPHLKLAQLRNHWDQVVGPAIASHSVVTDFRDGVLTINTESNAWATQLTYLIPQLTATIRQRLKGLEIREIRVTGPQSHNFRRGVGGRRYPNRYGRR, encoded by the coding sequence ATGACCCCGCCGATCGCCGAACAACTGCATCTTGACCAGCGCAAACTGCCGGCCGAAGTCTTTAACCGGCTTTCTTCCCGTGCCGGCGCACGTAAAGAATGGAAAGCTCGCGAGGAAAACGCGTGGAACAACTTCGGCAAACCCGGGCGCGACCCGGGCAAGCTCGGCGGAGTCATGTCCGTCATCGCCGCCGACGGCGACTGGACCCCGCATCTGAAGCTCGCGCAGCTGCGTAATCACTGGGATCAGGTGGTCGGTCCCGCCATCGCCAGCCATTCCGTGGTCACCGATTTCCGCGACGGCGTGCTTACGATCAACACCGAATCCAACGCTTGGGCCACACAGCTGACCTATCTTATCCCCCAGCTCACCGCGACCATCCGTCAGCGACTCAAAGGCCTTGAAATCCGTGAAATCCGAGTCACCGGTCCGCAATCGCATAACTTCAGGCGCGGGGTCGGCGGCCGGCGTTATCCGAACCGTTATGGACGTAGATAA
- the gyrB gene encoding DNA topoisomerase (ATP-hydrolyzing) subunit B has translation MEAETDDLEDAQLDDSLAPEHYDASDLRVLEGLEAVRIRPGMYIGSTGPRGLHHLVYEIVDNSVDEALAGYATHIEVTILPDNGVRVVDNGRGIPVDEVPGEGVSGVETVMTKLHAGGKFGGGGYAVSGGLHGVGISVVNALSTEIDVEVRRQGYHWTQNFKDQKATAPLKQGASMAEGESTGTSVTFWADPKIFETTEYDFETLRSRFQQMAFLNKGLRISLTDERKHNVAGDEVAGEDDATEEKPETVSYCYQNGIKDYVAYLVKSRKATPIEEDVIDLEAEDLNLGISAEIALQWTTAYSEAVHTFANTISTTEGGTHEEGFRAALTSLVNRYARDKNLLKEKDDNLSGDDVREGLTAVVSVKLTNPQFEGQTKTKLGNSEAKTFVQRVMTDRLGDWFDAHPSDAKNIIQKALEASHARIAAKKARENTRRKSVFETAGMPDKLKDCQSNNPEECELFIVEGDSAGGSAIQGRNPITQAILPLRGKILNTERASIDRIMKSDTIEALITAVGGGYGEDFDLNKVRYHKVIIMADADVDGAHIATLNLTLFFRYMRPMIYAGYIYVAMPPLYRIKWTKGPHSFVYTDAERDRVLKEGKEAGRQLPKGEGIQRYKGLGEMSYQELWGTTMDPEHRILKQVTIDDAAQADETFSMLMGDEVGPRREFIQRNAPSAKFIDA, from the coding sequence ATTGAAGCGGAAACCGATGATTTGGAGGACGCCCAACTCGACGACTCGCTCGCACCTGAGCACTACGATGCCAGCGATCTGAGGGTGCTCGAAGGCCTTGAAGCTGTGCGTATCCGTCCGGGCATGTACATCGGCTCCACCGGCCCGCGCGGCCTGCACCACCTGGTCTACGAGATCGTCGACAACTCCGTGGACGAGGCGCTCGCGGGCTATGCGACGCATATCGAAGTTACGATTCTTCCGGATAACGGCGTGCGCGTGGTCGACAACGGCCGCGGCATCCCCGTCGACGAGGTGCCCGGAGAGGGCGTTTCCGGCGTCGAGACGGTGATGACCAAGCTGCACGCAGGCGGCAAGTTCGGCGGCGGCGGTTACGCGGTATCCGGCGGTCTGCACGGCGTCGGTATCAGCGTTGTCAACGCACTTTCCACTGAAATCGATGTGGAGGTGCGTCGTCAGGGTTATCACTGGACGCAAAACTTCAAAGACCAGAAGGCCACTGCCCCGTTGAAGCAGGGTGCGTCGATGGCCGAAGGTGAGTCCACCGGCACGTCCGTGACGTTCTGGGCCGACCCCAAGATTTTCGAAACCACCGAATACGATTTCGAGACCCTCCGCTCTCGCTTCCAGCAAATGGCGTTCCTCAACAAGGGCCTGCGCATCAGCCTCACCGACGAGCGCAAGCACAACGTCGCTGGCGATGAGGTCGCCGGCGAGGACGATGCCACCGAAGAAAAGCCGGAAACCGTCTCCTACTGCTACCAGAACGGCATCAAGGATTACGTCGCTTACCTGGTCAAGTCCCGCAAGGCCACGCCGATCGAGGAAGACGTCATCGACCTTGAAGCCGAAGACCTGAATCTCGGTATCTCCGCCGAAATCGCGCTGCAATGGACCACCGCCTATTCCGAGGCCGTGCACACTTTCGCCAACACGATTTCCACCACTGAAGGCGGCACCCACGAAGAGGGCTTCCGCGCCGCGTTGACCAGCCTGGTCAATCGTTATGCGCGCGACAAGAACCTTTTGAAGGAGAAGGACGACAACCTCTCCGGCGACGACGTTCGCGAGGGTTTGACCGCCGTGGTGTCCGTCAAGCTCACCAACCCGCAGTTCGAGGGCCAGACCAAGACCAAGCTCGGCAATTCCGAAGCCAAGACCTTCGTGCAGCGCGTGATGACCGATCGCCTCGGCGACTGGTTCGACGCCCACCCGAGCGATGCCAAGAACATCATCCAGAAGGCACTTGAAGCCTCGCACGCGCGTATCGCCGCCAAGAAGGCCCGCGAGAACACGCGCCGCAAGTCCGTTTTCGAGACTGCCGGCATGCCCGACAAGCTCAAGGATTGCCAGTCCAACAACCCCGAGGAATGCGAGCTGTTCATCGTCGAGGGCGATTCCGCAGGCGGCTCCGCCATTCAGGGCCGCAACCCGATCACGCAGGCCATCCTGCCGCTTCGTGGCAAGATTTTGAACACCGAACGCGCCTCCATCGACCGCATCATGAAATCCGACACCATCGAGGCTCTGATTACGGCCGTCGGCGGCGGATACGGCGAGGACTTCGACCTGAACAAGGTGCGTTACCACAAGGTCATCATCATGGCCGATGCAGATGTCGACGGCGCACATATCGCAACGCTCAACCTGACGCTCTTCTTCCGCTACATGCGGCCGATGATTTACGCCGGTTACATTTACGTCGCCATGCCGCCGCTGTACCGCATCAAGTGGACCAAGGGCCCGCACAGCTTCGTCTATACCGACGCCGAACGTGACCGTGTCTTGAAAGAAGGCAAGGAAGCCGGACGCCAGCTGCCGAAGGGCGAAGGCATCCAGCGCTACAAGGGCTTGGGCGAGATGAGCTATCAGGAGCTGTGGGGCACCACCATGGATCCCGAGCACCGCATTTTGAAGCAGGTGACGATCGATGACGCGGCCCAGGCCGACGAGACCTTCTCCATGCTGATGGGTGACGAGGTTGGCCCCCGCCGCGAGTTCATCCAGCGCAATGCTCCGAGTGCGAAGTTCATCGACGCGTGA
- the gyrA gene encoding DNA gyrase subunit A, which produces MADENNNNNDSGDDEYIPGGALEPLSPQEADNTDYGLMKGERIQQIDVGKEMRDSYLAYSLSVIVERALPDVRDGMKPVHRRVIYAMYDGGYRPDRGYNKCSRVVGDVMGKYHPHGDSAIYDTLVRMAQSWSMRYMLVDGQGNFGSPGDDPAAAMRYTECRMAPLAMEMVRDIDKDTVDFVPNYDGKTQEPTVLPARFPNLLVNGSSGIAVGMATNIPPHNMREVADGVHWALDHPDATKEELLEALIQRIKGPDFPTGATILGHKGIEKAYRTGRGLITMRAVVNTEEIKGRMCLVVTELPYQVNPDRLAASIRDAVRDGKIQGIADMRDETSGRTGQRLVLILKRDAVPKVVLNNLYKHTQLQETFGANMLALVDNVPRTLSLDAFVSHWVDHQLQVIDRRTRYLKREAEDRDHILQGYLKALDMIEEVIALIRASKDVETARTGLEELLGVDDVQADAILAMQLRRLAALERQKIVDEHNELMKKIADYNDILASPERERKIVGDELDEIVAKYGDDRRTKILPFSGEMSDEDLIADENVVVTVTHSGFVKRTKADEYRAQHRGGKGIKGAKLRQDDVVDHFFLTSTHNWILFFTNRGRVFRLKAYELPEGSRDSKGQHVANLLQLSPDESIQAVLSIPDYEVAKYLVLATRSGKVKKTPLAQYDSTRQGGLIAVRLMEDPETGEPADELIGATLCNADDDIILVSKHGMSLKFKADDEQLRPMGRQTAGVQGMKFREGDELLAMDVVRADMEDDLSLLVVTNEGFAKRTSISQYRLQGRNGFGVKALQMNEGRGELVGAVIVADSDQILAIMKSGKVIRSDVSEVKRTGRNTQGVTLAKPDKGDEILSIARNTDTDDDEDEGGDNTDDKSGSVDPSDSTATKATDDSSSSADENDNKTE; this is translated from the coding sequence GTGGCAGACGAAAACAATAACAACAATGACAGCGGTGATGACGAGTACATCCCCGGTGGCGCGCTCGAACCGTTGAGCCCGCAGGAGGCCGACAACACCGATTACGGCCTGATGAAGGGCGAACGCATCCAACAGATCGACGTGGGCAAGGAGATGCGCGATTCCTACCTCGCCTACTCCCTTTCCGTGATCGTCGAACGTGCGCTCCCCGACGTGCGCGACGGCATGAAGCCGGTGCACCGTCGTGTGATCTACGCGATGTATGACGGCGGATATCGCCCCGACCGCGGCTACAACAAGTGCTCCCGCGTCGTCGGCGACGTGATGGGCAAATACCACCCGCACGGCGATTCCGCCATTTACGACACCTTGGTGCGTATGGCCCAGTCGTGGTCGATGCGCTATATGCTGGTCGACGGGCAGGGCAACTTCGGCTCCCCCGGCGACGACCCCGCAGCCGCCATGCGTTACACCGAGTGCCGCATGGCGCCGCTCGCAATGGAAATGGTACGCGACATCGACAAGGACACCGTCGATTTCGTGCCGAACTACGACGGCAAGACGCAGGAGCCGACCGTGCTCCCCGCCCGCTTCCCGAACCTTCTGGTCAACGGCTCCTCCGGCATCGCCGTGGGCATGGCCACCAACATTCCGCCGCACAACATGCGCGAGGTCGCCGACGGCGTGCACTGGGCGCTTGACCACCCGGATGCCACCAAGGAAGAACTGCTCGAAGCGCTGATCCAACGCATCAAGGGCCCGGACTTCCCCACCGGCGCCACGATTCTCGGCCACAAAGGCATTGAGAAGGCCTACCGCACCGGCCGTGGTCTCATCACCATGCGCGCCGTGGTCAACACCGAGGAGATCAAGGGTCGTATGTGCCTGGTGGTCACCGAGCTGCCCTATCAGGTCAACCCCGATCGCCTCGCCGCCTCGATTCGTGACGCCGTGCGCGACGGCAAGATCCAGGGCATCGCCGATATGCGCGACGAGACTTCCGGTCGTACTGGCCAGCGTCTTGTGCTGATTCTGAAGCGCGACGCCGTGCCGAAGGTCGTCTTGAACAACCTCTACAAGCACACCCAGCTGCAGGAGACGTTCGGTGCCAACATGCTTGCGTTGGTCGACAATGTGCCGCGCACGCTTTCGCTCGACGCCTTCGTTAGCCACTGGGTCGACCACCAGCTCCAAGTCATCGACCGTCGTACCCGCTATTTGAAGCGCGAGGCCGAAGACCGCGATCACATCCTGCAGGGCTATCTGAAGGCTCTCGATATGATCGAGGAAGTCATCGCCCTGATTCGCGCTTCCAAGGACGTCGAAACCGCACGTACCGGCCTCGAAGAGTTGCTTGGCGTGGACGATGTGCAGGCCGACGCGATTTTGGCCATGCAGCTGCGTCGTCTCGCCGCTTTGGAACGTCAGAAGATCGTTGACGAGCACAACGAGCTGATGAAGAAGATCGCCGATTACAACGACATCCTCGCCAGTCCCGAACGCGAACGCAAGATTGTGGGCGACGAGCTCGACGAGATCGTGGCCAAGTACGGCGACGACCGCCGCACCAAGATCCTGCCGTTCTCCGGCGAAATGAGCGACGAAGACCTGATCGCCGACGAAAACGTGGTCGTCACCGTGACGCACTCCGGCTTCGTCAAGCGCACCAAGGCCGACGAATACCGCGCCCAGCACCGCGGCGGCAAGGGCATCAAGGGTGCCAAGCTGCGTCAGGACGACGTGGTCGACCACTTCTTCCTCACCTCCACGCACAACTGGATTCTCTTCTTCACCAACCGCGGCCGCGTCTTCCGCTTGAAGGCATACGAGCTGCCGGAAGGCTCCCGAGATTCCAAGGGCCAGCACGTAGCCAACCTGTTGCAGCTCTCCCCCGACGAGAGCATCCAGGCCGTGCTTTCGATCCCCGATTACGAGGTAGCCAAGTACCTGGTGCTCGCGACCCGCTCCGGCAAGGTCAAGAAGACCCCGCTGGCGCAATACGATTCCACCCGTCAGGGCGGCCTTATCGCCGTGCGCCTGATGGAAGACCCGGAGACCGGCGAGCCGGCCGACGAACTGATCGGCGCGACATTGTGCAACGCGGACGACGACATCATCCTCGTCTCCAAGCACGGCATGAGCCTGAAGTTCAAGGCCGACGACGAGCAGCTGCGCCCGATGGGCCGCCAGACCGCCGGTGTGCAGGGCATGAAGTTCCGCGAAGGCGACGAACTCTTGGCGATGGACGTGGTCCGTGCCGATATGGAAGACGACCTGAGCCTCCTGGTGGTCACCAACGAGGGCTTCGCCAAGCGCACCTCCATCAGCCAGTACCGCCTCCAGGGCCGCAACGGCTTTGGTGTCAAGGCGCTGCAGATGAATGAAGGCCGTGGCGAACTGGTGGGCGCGGTCATCGTGGCCGACTCCGACCAGATTCTCGCCATCATGAAGTCCGGCAAGGTCATCCGCTCCGACGTCTCCGAGGTCAAGCGCACTGGTCGTAATACGCAGGGTGTGACGCTCGCCAAGCCCGACAAGGGCGACGAGATCCTTTCCATCGCGCGTAACACCGATACGGACGATGATGAGGATGAAGGCGGCGACAACACAGACGATAAGTCCGGTAGCGTCGATCCCTCTGATTCCACGGCCACCAAAGCAACCGATGATTCGTCTTCTTCCGCTGATGAAAATGACAACAAAACCGAGTGA
- a CDS encoding DUF3566 domain-containing protein, with product MNENVDDHQSRQVRNTSAGAAESERSPRVARSVLGESSSSKSESAPWPLNNKAAGKKTSRPHPRTPRARRMSLSLTRVDAWSVAKVTLLLSVAAGIIQIVAVALIWALLNVVGVFDQVTQIVSSTGLDTGGFNLASIFSLGTVLSSVTILSIVEVVVATLFAVIIAALYNVISQLVGGVHVTLGDD from the coding sequence ATGAACGAAAACGTTGACGATCATCAGTCGCGTCAGGTACGAAACACCAGTGCCGGTGCCGCCGAATCCGAACGCTCACCCCGTGTTGCCCGTTCCGTTCTTGGGGAAAGTTCGTCTTCCAAGTCGGAATCCGCTCCGTGGCCGTTGAACAACAAAGCGGCTGGCAAAAAAACATCGCGTCCACACCCGCGCACCCCGCGCGCACGCCGCATGAGTCTTTCACTTACCCGCGTCGACGCTTGGTCCGTGGCCAAGGTGACGCTTTTGCTTTCCGTGGCGGCCGGCATTATCCAAATCGTTGCGGTTGCGTTGATTTGGGCGCTGTTGAACGTGGTCGGTGTCTTCGACCAAGTCACGCAAATCGTTTCCTCCACCGGCCTTGACACCGGCGGCTTCAATCTGGCCAGCATTTTCTCGTTGGGTACCGTGCTCAGTTCCGTCACGATCCTTTCCATCGTGGAAGTCGTTGTGGCGACATTGTTCGCGGTCATCATCGCCGCCCTTTATAATGTAATTAGTCAGCTCGTTGGTGGTGTGCACGTTACCCTCGGCGATGACTGA
- the lepB gene encoding signal peptidase I → MTVQDIISVLMYCLVAVVIVSLLRIFVIGLYVVPSGSMETSLNIGDHIVTNRLAKPVLKLKRGDVVVFKDPANWLNSENVFASNDLVKRLIGLPGDTVACKGNGAPVTVNGVAIDESSYLKAGVKPSNFAFKMKVTPGNVFVLGDNRANSADSRYHTDDGNHGLVPLDRIKGVAMLTYMPTSRFGVVHAHHDVFAKVGGVAHS, encoded by the coding sequence GTGACGGTTCAGGACATCATTTCGGTCCTTATGTACTGCCTTGTTGCGGTCGTTATCGTAAGCCTGTTGCGCATATTCGTCATCGGTCTTTACGTGGTTCCTTCCGGTTCCATGGAAACGTCGCTCAATATCGGCGACCATATCGTCACCAACCGGCTTGCCAAGCCCGTGCTGAAACTCAAGCGCGGCGATGTCGTCGTGTTCAAGGATCCGGCGAATTGGCTAAATTCCGAAAACGTTTTTGCTTCCAATGATTTGGTCAAAAGATTGATCGGTTTGCCTGGAGATACGGTGGCCTGCAAGGGCAACGGAGCGCCGGTGACGGTCAATGGTGTGGCGATCGACGAATCCTCGTACCTCAAAGCCGGAGTCAAACCAAGCAATTTCGCCTTCAAAATGAAGGTGACACCCGGCAATGTGTTTGTACTCGGCGACAACCGCGCCAATTCCGCGGATTCCCGCTACCATACCGACGATGGCAACCACGGTCTCGTCCCGCTTGACCGTATCAAGGGAGTCGCCATGCTCACCTACATGCCCACCAGCCGGTTCGGCGTGGTTCATGCGCACCACGACGTGTTCGCGAAAGTCGGCGGGGTCGCGCATTCGTAA